DNA from Triticum aestivum cultivar Chinese Spring chromosome 7D, IWGSC CS RefSeq v2.1, whole genome shotgun sequence:
TTGAGTGCTTGTTGTGCTGCAATGCAAGCTCGGACCTGATGATTTTTTTTGGTGGGATAATATATCTGTTCCATCCTTCAGAGTTAAGTGCATTATTCAGAGTTAAGTGCACAGATTTATTCATTCAGAGTTACGTACTATATCTGTATGTCACAGTGGGCAATTGGGCATGGACTGGACTATTTATCGGTTTGCTGATTCTCTCTACGAAAATCCTTCATGTAGAGCCACAATCCAATTAAATTAGCGTCGTGTGTGGTATGGAAACTCGAACGCTAATTCTGCTCTTGTTTCTCTACTTTGATTCGCTTAGGAATTGTTTCTCTTGATGCACTAGAAAAAACTGTTGTATGCGGGTATGTCTCTGTCTTTCTTTCTGACAATGTGGAAGAATATGTATTGTGTATGGTTAATTATTCATAATAAAGTTTATACATAATGCAAGCAGGGATAAAAGAGACACGTCTACTTGCTACTAACAAAGTGATACCAGAATATTGGGGTGAAGCCTATTTACAAAACAAAAATGGCCTATGAAAGTTGGAAACAAGTATATAGAATTGTATCACCAAGACGAATCCAACAATGTCAAGAGAATATGATGAATAAGCCGACTTGGTCGTACCCCCAGTTATGTGTACGTACATGCAACATCTTGTTACCCTGTCGTTGGTTGCACTAAAAAGAAACAAGAATGTAAGTATAAGAGAAGAGGTACTCATTTACTTTTGCCTTGTCAGATTCTTTTGGGGTACATACATTTGAGTGTGTTTTATACATACATAGTTTTGCCATCTAGAAAAcgaagtcatcattcatcactccattgATGTGTGTGCTCCTCTAGACGCCGTGTTCATGCTGCTCGTTCACAATATTCAGACAAAAACAAAGATACATCAAAAGGTAGATTAGATTTCaacaaaacaaaaaaggaaataaagtATCACCCTTCCTATCTTGGGCAGACATAACCATATATAGCACATTCAAAAAGTATTATTTTCTTCAGCTAGCATATCTAAGTGAAGATAAGAGTTGCCTTAAAATTTATATATTTAGTACTAAAACCAATCCCAAACTACATGTTCCTGGCACATAGAGTTAACTACAACCTCTGAAGTCAAAGCCAGGAAAAAGCTCAGTTATTCATTAATCCATCCCTGCTAGGCTAGGATATGTGCAGATTTTCCGTGTCTCTTTCAACCTTGTTAGAACAAATAAACTCTTACGAGTAGGAAGCCAAGATCAACTGTGTCATTACAACTAAATTGTTGAAGCCTGGGACCTGAATGCTAGCTCATATTAACATAGAGTTAACCCCCTGACTTCTTCCATCAGTTATTTCCAGAAAAGTAACATCAGCTATTGTATTAAAAAAATAATGAAAACCACTATCGCTTATCGGAGtcgtatatatatataaatgataaTATCAAAATAAATACTTGGGCGAGTACTCCGACCTTTATCCATCTTATTCTACAAGGTAACACCAACTAAACCCAGCAAATTCTTACAGTTGCCTGCCTCTGAGTGCTAAAACTAATATACTTTAAGTGCTTGGTTCTTCCATAAGGTACCATCTTATGCAATCAGCTGCACTTCATAATTCTGAATCAAGTGCCATCAAAATTTATTATGGCTTGGTGCACTTTTACATGCTTCACTCAAACTAAATGTGAAAGCTCACTGGGATCTGAATATTTGGGCTCACACATTGTTTACCAAAACTGAAGGTAGAATGACATGGAAGCATAAGAAGCAGCCCTCCTCTTTTTTGCTGCCAACCTCCCTTTCAGATGTCGATACTCTCTGAAAAATTTGCGTGATGCTCTTCTATACAATTTTGGAAAGAAAACCATTCTTGAATCAGAAAATTGCTAGCTATCATCGTTTATCAATTATAAAGTAGACCAAGGCAGCAATCATATTAAGCTGGCAAATAAAGGACAACAACCACACTATCAAGAAGATATATAAACtctgtacgtgtgtgtgtgtgtgtgtgtgtgcatgcacactTGTGCAAAACACGGTGATTCATCAACATGGTAACTAGAAAATACACTGCACACTGAACCTGCTATATGATCCATCAACACGGTAATTCTCTTGTGCAAAACACGCAGTACCTACATGAATAGAATGAAACAAAATAAGGTAACTCCTTTAGAGTACAACAATATTACCAACTGAATGACATGCACTACTACTTCCATGTACCATCTGTAATTCTGACAataaaacaaacaaaaattatagatacgttggagacgtatcatccagcgTACCACGGGGCCGGCTGAAACTGCTGCGTGGACAGGCGGCTCCTCCTTGAGCGCCGTGGGGCTGCTGCTGCTTGCGCACACCACGCCGACCCCCGCGGCGACCCCCATTGGCAGTCGGGGCTGGCTGCTGCGGCGGGAAGGGGGCCGGCACCTGCGGGAAGGCGGGCAGCGGCGGggtggccggcgcggggcgcgACTGAGGTGCATGTAGCGTTGAGCCACCGCGGGTGCCGGTGGTGAGGGCGGTGTGCGTAGCCCGTGTCTGCGCCATCTTCATACATTGCTCCTCAAGCTATGGGTACGCCACCACCTTAGCAAAGGTCGTCTCCGGGATGAGGGTATGGACGCGGCGTTCCCAAAGTCTTCGTTGAGATCGGCGGtgagggtgctgatgaggagctcATCACCGACCCTTCTCaccaagatcacggagctcatCGGCAAGCTTTttgaggcgcatgcaaaaatcATCAATGGATGAATCAAGCTGCTGGCACACGTAAAACTCGCCGTGAAGGAGGACCTTGCGCTGAAGTTTGTTGTCAGTGAAtaggccgttgagcttggtccagacaGCGTAGGCGTCGTCCTCATCGCACACCACCGTGTTGAAGAGGTCCttggagatggtgaggtagaaccatCGGATGATGGTGGCGTCAAGAATCATCTAGTCCTCATTGTTCACCATGAGGCGAGAGTCCACGGTGCCATCAACGTGACCGTGTAGCAGGTACTCACGGAACACAAAGGAGAAGTACCTTTTCCAAACGGAGTAGGAGGCAGTGGACCGATCAAGGATCACCAGAACGCGTTCGAAGATGTTGAGATCACGAACGAGGTCGATGTCCGGACCGGCGAACGGGTTGCTGCACCCAGAGGAGACCGAGGAGCTCGGGGAGGCCATGGCAGCGGGGTGGATCGGTGGGAGGGAGGGCGGCATCTGGGGTGAAAGGAGAAGGCAACGGCGGCGGTGGGAGAGGgttagggtgggggcggcggctgcGGGGAGGAAGGGCGGtagcggtggctagggttagggtggcgaAAGCGGTggagggaggcagcggcggcggcggctaggaggagcGATGGCGCCGACTAAGATAGGATCGTAgagaaaactgataccatgtagagaCTTAGGTTTAGGCAGTGCAACTCACAATGCATTGACCAAATGCACTAGACACGTACATAATGTACAAGacgggccacaacctcaactatacaggaAAACTAGGAGGTGGACCTACGACACAACATACATACACAAATATATTCAACACCTTCAAACACACCCTAGGTGTCCAAAAATATAAACTGAAATGTTGTAAAAATCGTCGCATGACCATAAATAGCATGTAGGAACAGCAAAATCCATTTCCCTCGAAAGGCACTCAGTTACCAAACATAAAAAATATGAAATGTCATGAAAATCACCACTGGGCCCAAAATATAGGCCAGAAATACCCCAACATACTACCTCATTATGGGCCCCAAAATAGCCATGAAGGAACAATGAGTGTGATGATCCAACAAAATATGCAAAATATTTTATGGGCAAGTAGAAAGCAAAAAAGACAGATCCAAACTTTGCATGCTACTGCATTCATCagatttctttcctttcctttcctgGAGCTTGCTTGTGAAAGCAAGCAAGCACAAAGGGATCAATCAGTCTTCTTCCTCTTCTACACTAAAGAATGATGAATTACAACACAAAGTTGCGACACCGTAAACTTAATTTCTGTGTCATCCTAATTGCCGTTTCTCTTCTCATGTGTCTTGCCTCCATCACGTCCCCGTTCCTTCCCGGGAGCGTCTCATGCTCTCGTCCATCAGCTTGAACGTCTTCTTTACAAGTTTCTGGTCCAGCGCTGTCGTTCTGTAGATCTTGAACACCCGGTCGACACGCTCGGGCTTGCTGCTCTGGAAGTAGACCTCCTCAAACTTCTTCTTCACGAACCTGCACTCAAGTAAAACACCATAAGTAAACTGAAACTAATAATGTACGTGGTGAGAGCGGCAGGCATGGCACTCACTCATAGGCATGCTCCACATCCTGTTTGCCAGGCGCGATTGGCTCATAGTCCTTAAACCACTCGCACACGGTCAAAGGAACCTTTTGTATTTTCCTCTCGAATATGTCAAATTTGTTGAGGAACAACATGAAGGATGTTTTCTGGACCGATCAAAAGCAACATCACATCAAGTAGAGTAGGATCAGAAATACTCCAAAATAGCTTCAAGTTAAAACGGGAAATTTGAGACAGACCTCAAAACATCTCTGCTTTAATACCCAGTCGAACAGCTCCTTGGTCTCCATCATCCTGTTCTGCGTCTCGTCCTCAAATAACAACTGATCGTACCTGACAGACAGTAACAGCCTCCAAACATCAGACAAAGGATGCACCCATTCGTGTATTCAGTGCAGTTTAGAAATGAGATTGTACTCACTCGCTAATGGCAGCACAAAAGATAACTGCATCAACACCTTCAAAGAGATGAATCCACTTCCTTCTCTCATTCCTTTGACCCCCTACGTCGTACAGCCTGTACACCTCTCCGCCCCTTTTGCTCTCTCCAAGGGGGCTGCATGCAGAGAGAGAAACTGCCCGGTTAACTCTCTTCAGTCTGTCATTCTGTATGTATCTGAGCAGAGCAAAAGATGACATATGCAAACCTCAATTAACCAGATTACCTAAATTGAATTTCTACAACCCCATTTGTCCGCACTCTTGCATGGAGCACATCCTCCTGCAAAACATCTCGAAATGTTAGCAGGGAAAAGATCTGACCATCATTATATCCATCTGATAACCAGTAAATAAATGTCTCCAGATAAGAATTTGATTGTGGATAATTACAGACCGACCTTTGTTGGTACGTAATCTGCTTCAGCTAATCGGTCCAAATTGTCCATGAAGTAGTGTGCACAGTCAGGAACTTGCAGCACACTTCCACACGAGTAAGTTTCCTACACAGTAGATGCATTTCTTTATAACTAAGTTGGTTGTTTGACGTCATTCACATCTCTTTACAGAAACCGAAACAAAAACCTGAATGGCTTGATCTTCCCATAATTTTCTTACATCCTGTACGAGTTCTTTGTTAAGCAACGGGTAATCCAACCTGCCTCCGATTTCTGATAGTTTTTCTCCAATCTCCTGAAGATAGGATAGGATGGCACGACATAAAAAATAAACAGACTTCATAACAATCTCAATAATACTGTACGGCATACGATGTCAAGCTGGAAACAAGTATCCTTTACATAAAGAAGGAAACACGTCTTGTAATCTCATTGGCATTGTAATGCATATGATGTTAAGGTGGTAACCTGTATCCTTCAGTGCCATCAAACAATTTAAACAGTAAAGCCCTCAAAGTGCCAAATCTAAACAACCAAAATTTTAAGTGACAATCATCACAATCATACAAGGTGAAGGATTACTGAGTATATAAGAGTAATATAAGAGTATATACTTCCCAGTTATCAGAAGACAAAtgatttccccgcaaaaaaaaaagactaATGATTTGAGGAAAATCAAAGGAGCAGAGCAATACATAAAAGGGAAAAGTATTCGAGAGTTGGATATGTATTCGAGAATGACAGTGGAAAAGCAGCAAAACACAATACTGCCTGCTTAAAGCAGGGTGTTTACGGGTCTGAAGAGGTTCATCTAGATCTAGTGCAGCAGAGCTGCAATGCGAGGTCTGAAGAGGTTCGATTGTAGCTAGCTACAGTAGTTGTGTAACAAACAGATGATGGTTATCAGTTTGAAATAGAAACTGCTGCTTGCTCTCTGGACAATAATACTGCTTAAAGATGTTCCTTAACAAGGAACTGCTGCTCCAGTTGTAAATTGTAGCAGATGATGGTTACCATGTTGCAAGATATTACATCATGTTGTAAGTTGGACAGGTTCGAACATAGCCTAGACTAGCTGGTTGTGTAACTGTAATGCTGCTTCAGTTGTAACAGAGCACAGTTATCATGCATGTTGCGAGATATTGGTGGTGCTTATGTCCAAATCCACCAAATGTAACTCTACTACTTACTGAACAAAATAGGATGCACGGACCTGATTATCGGGTAATATCACATATTTTGAAGACTCGGGTTCCACTTGGGCAAGCTCTTTAGCTCCATCGTATAGTATCTGTGCAAATTCAACTCATTATTACTCGGGGAAAATATGTGCAAACACACCAGCCCCCATAAGAAGATGATAAAGCTGCCTACATGATCCCCACTAAGCAATGAGAGGAAGAggaaaaaaatcatatatattaaAACACACCCGTTCCAGTAGTAGGAGCATACTTTGATTGTCTGGAACACGTTGGCATGGATGACGGGCGTATAGCCCTTGAGTTCTGCCTCGTCGAAGCCGGTTCGGAAAAGAAGCTTGATCTGAAGATAAACAAACATTCAGTAAACGTAAGGGCATACTATATTTCCATGGGGCCATGGGGCAGGGAAGAATAATACAATACAATggaggggttcttgcctgtttaaATATCGTGGACTTTCCTGATTCTCCGGCACCTGAAAAAGAAAGAAAGCGTCGGCATCCTATTAGGAATCGCTCTGTCCTGATTCTGAAGCAAAGCAGGCTAAAGAAGAGAGGTCCAAGTAATGTTTTCAGTGATCCCCATCAT
Protein-coding regions in this window:
- the LOC123164183 gene encoding guanine nucleotide-binding protein alpha-1 subunit isoform X1; translated protein: MLACALQTMGSSCSRPHSVNEADAADNTRSADIDRRILQETKADQHIHKLLLLGAGESGKSTIFKQIKLLFRTGFDEAELKGYTPVIHANVFQTIKILYDGAKELAQVEPESSKYVILPDNQEIGEKLSEIGGRLDYPLLNKELVQDVRKLWEDQAIQETYSCGSVLQVPDCAHYFMDNLDRLAEADYVPTKEDVLHARVRTNGVVEIQFSPLGESKRGGEVYRLYDVGGQRNERRKWIHLFEGVDAVIFCAAISEYDQLLFEDETQNRMMETKELFDWVLKQRCFEKTSFMLFLNKFDIFERKIQKVPLTVCEWFKDYEPIAPGKQDVEHAYEFVKKKFEEVYFQSSKPERVDRVFKIYRTTALDQKLVKKTFKLMDESMRRSREGTGT
- the LOC123164183 gene encoding guanine nucleotide-binding protein alpha-1 subunit isoform X2 → MLACALQTMGSSCSRPHSVNEADAADNTRSADIDRRILQETKADQHIHKLLLLGAGESGKSTIFKQIKLLFRTGFDEAELKGYTPVIHANVFQTIKILYDGAKELAQVEPESSKYVILPDNQEIGEKLSEIGGRLDYPLLNKELVQDETYSCGSVLQVPDCAHYFMDNLDRLAEADYVPTKEDVLHARVRTNGVVEIQFSPLGESKRGGEVYRLYDVGGQRNERRKWIHLFEGVDAVIFCAAISEYDQLLFEDETQNRMMETKELFDWVLKQRCFEKTSFMLFLNKFDIFERKIQKVPLTVCEWFKDYEPIAPGKQDVEHAYEFVKKKFEEVYFQSSKPERVDRVFKIYRTTALDQKLVKKTFKLMDESMRRSREGTGT